TCCAACACTgtacaatatattataaaaattaataatctcGTTTACTAATCAAAGTGTCATGTGTAAATGATCTTGTTGTCAAGACTCACGAGGATAAAAGTAAATGGGTACTTTTGTGAATGATGTATGAATACTTCTATTATTAGATtggtaaaaatgaaatataaaacaaattctttATATGCTACAATGGCTGAAAGGGTTGGATTTGTCATTTGTGGACAAATgatgcagatgggtgatcacgAGACACTTTTGCAGCAAAATGGATTATATACACGATTACATCAACTTCAAAGGGAAGGACTTTAAATTTTCACCAAGTTCTACAACATCAATTCACATATCCCTTTTGAAACCAAAGGAATGGGGTTTTCCTTGTTCGGGTTACTTGAGAGGACGAGCCCTAATGTTGATGTATGTGGTCTAACTGGGATATCTCCGTGACCGACTCCAAAGATGTTTACAGGGCGGTGGAACTGAAACATCTTGTCAGAATATTAGATGTCCGATTGCTAGGCCATCTAGGCCCTTTGCAAACCAATTATGCATAAATTGGAGAAAACTTAAAACATGTAAGCAAGTGTTTTccttatttattatatatatatatatatattatatatatatatatatatatcctcgtTACATTCTTTTCTTAAACAAATATCATAGGATCAAACAAATATACATAACGAGTACTATATTAGTAGTAAAGTAACATCATAAAAACACCTAAAGTTGCTCAAGAGCTTGTGTTGAGAAATCATCAGGCTGAGGAACTTGTTGATGCGGCAGAGGCCGAGGCTCTTTCATTTGAGCATTCCCAGTTGATTGATTACGATTAGCCGAAGGTCCAGTTTCGATATCATGACCCTTGGCAGGATGTTCATTAATgggtttgtttttaaaaatggCTTCATCAACATGGACTTTAGCTTTAAGTTCTTGCCATGGGAGATCTTTGGGAAAGGACCCTGATGATGAGTTGTTGCTATTTTTGACGTCCATTATATCCTTCTGATGCTTACTTTTGTTGGCTGGGTTTAGGCTTTTTAATGAGATGAGACTAGAATGAATTGAAGTCAATTGCATGGGTTGGATTTGGACAATACATACGTGTCTCATTCATGGAGAAAGTGTTTTCTCCACATAGACATTTACATACAACTGATATTTTACATGTATATGTGTTATAATTATGTATATCTAAATTCATTtggtatatatgtatactaaAAGGATCAAATCAGAATCAACATATATACCGTGAGAACTACTATAAAACTATTTCTCAGCAGGGCTTTACCCTTAAAGTTAAGGGCTACGCCTGTACCATATCAAACCATTATCATCTATTGGATCGCCACCCATCAAATTCATATCATTCTCATATGTGTtgggtgacaacccctttagaacggatgaggccCGTAGCGTATCTATACGTTTTCAACAtgtaacccatatatatatatatatatatatatatatatatatatatatatatatatttttggaatgagtttttgttaaaaaaatatatataaggcgaaaaaaagttcaaaaaataaatattaaaagttaaaaaaataaaaaaccacaccaaaaagtaaaaaacgaggagaaactagtggttctcacggttctcttCATATTTATTGTTCTCACGTTAACTTTACcctgtatgtatgtatatatatatatatatttatatatatatgaggtgatatttaaaaaaaaaaattttataagagGCGATgttaatatcattttttaatacatttacCACACTATCATATTAATAACTTGTATCAAAGTCATATGATATAAGGATGACTATATATATCgtgtaattatttattttataattttttttcttttaaatgtcTCATCGAATTTAATCTTTACAATGTTAGCCTAAAAgtatgtttgacaaaaataatattagttagttgttgtcacaaaatatcatacattatacatatgAGATAAAAAGATCCGTTGGGTTGTTAAATCTAGTAAACCGACCTCCTTTTTTAATTGCATTTTTTTGTTGGGGTGTTAAATCTAGTAAACCGACCTCCTTTTTAAATAAGgaaaaaaagttgaaatttaTGTATACTTCATCATTTTGAAAAGCTATAGTTTTCGAAGTGATCTATTGGTTATCATCCATAATTTTGAAGATAGGCAAAGAAAAATTTGTCACAAGATATCGTGGTTAGACTATACATGATATATCTGAGACAAAACGATCTAGATTTTCAAATAACTAAAAAGTCCTCATTTGTTTACCTATTTTCACCATTTCTAAAACTTCATGGACTCAAagtaacacaaaaaaaaaaaaaaaaaaaaaaaaaaaaaaaccttcttTCATTGCCAAGATACAAAGAATTTCATAAAATACAACTCTACTTGAGTCAAAACTTTAGGGTTTGGTGTCTGGCGAAAGACGTTATATGAGTCGAATTGTCGTGACAACTTTTACTAAATTACTACTCATTAAATTCAAAACTACTGATTTTtgagtttatacattttaatcaGTTTCATTAACTAATTATCAATTTGTTGAATTTTCAACCAGTTTGCGCTATGAGTGTAAAAACAAAAGAGAATAAATGGATGTGGATAGAAGTATTAAAAGCACTATTGCAACCGTATTTGCTTCAGGCCCAACAATACGCTCGTCGGGCCTAAGATTTTGTTAGACATATCCCACAAACTCAGATCTATATGCTTTGGCTGCCGTTTTGATTTTCACCTTTTTCATCTTGTTATGTAATTATCTCATTCTTATCTGCATTCGTTTCGTTTAGTTTGTGAAGTTGTTTGAGTTTAATTattgaaaagtatgtttgttGGTTACTTTAGGGTTGTGTTTAGTAGCTTAGATATCCGATACTGCTCATTGAACTAGTTATGTGTCTTGAGAACTCTTTTGCTAAGCACTATAGTTAAGAAACTTAAAGAGAACTTGCAGGTACTTGCTTATAGCTTATGCCGCTGACTCGTTGTGTTGTAAAGAGACGACTAGCTAACAATCtagttttgtaagattttagTTTAGTCCCTAAACCTAAGAGATATTTGGTTGTTTTAATATGAAACATAGCttgttttatgatttaaaaactAGGCTTTAttgaaaccttttagggttttagagaaTGTGTTAGATGACTTCCATAAAGAATTTGACTGAGTGTAACTTATGTGTTGTGTAATCTGTAATGAAAAAGAGAATGAAGTTTATCCAGATCCGGATATATGAATGGGTCAAGCTTGCATAAGACAACCGAATGGGGGCTAATAATGAGTTTGACTAAAAGCTCGAGTCATTTATGCTTTGTGGAAGGGCCGCAAGTCTGTTTTGGATGCTTGAATCGAGTGTACGAAATAGTAAGATTACCGAATTATTGAAACTAAACTCGTATCAAATTTGAAAACTAGTACCAATGTTGATTTGGTTTCCGTATCGATTTTTGGTTAGGTCATTTCAATTTCGATACAGCTCGTACGTGATCCTGTAATCTACTTTTCAAAAGGTATATGAACGATGTGGTTCTACACATAACTAGTACTCGAACCTATTAATTTGGTTTCCATAATGGAAGAATGAACTTATTTTCAATTCTACATAAAGCTTTTGATTAGTAACCATGGTGATAATTCAAAATACAAATgaacataccttttttttagtTGCCTTACAtgtaaaattttgagtttagtaggaaaaaaaaaaaaattttgttgttGCCTTTACTGTAAAATTTTGGTTTCTGTAATTggcatatgtttttatttttcaaccATTTTGCGATCAATCAATTTGTATTTTGACCTCTAGTACCTTGCAAGTGGCCTTTGTGTTTTAATATAATTCCGTCATtctaaaaaaattgattttgttcCAATGATGAACATACCCATGTTATCGAATAGTTAGTCCAAATAATAGGTAAAGTAATGATATATCACACCATCAATAATAAGATGTGAATCTAGTAAATTAACCTCCTTTCCAAATAAGAAAAAGAGTTAAAATTAACAATGTATAGTTATAGGTCAACGTTTTGAAAAGTTTATCATTTTTAAAGTGATCTACTGGTTATCTTCTAGATTAAATCTCGttagttataattttaaaaacggtcaaaaaaaaatttttagatTCGATTATAGGTTCTCCCAGTTAAGTCACGTACATTTAAAtcactagcacggtacccgcgcacgATAGTGCTGGTGGTGACGACCACGGTTATTGATGGCGgtgactattggtggtggtggcagtgtaattttagaagataaacgcttaaaatgtaaattagtaagataaatgtttatgttgtaaatctctatacttaataaaacaaaattatttctagaaggtttttttttaaaaagattccTATATGGCAACATGAGATCTTTTCCTACACCATGTTTTACAAAagatgacatcataattaatttttcattttttaatttaggtattgatatatttttgtttattggcTTTTAACGCcactaaattttgttttatagaattataaaaacaaattgtttatttattatctttttaaaattactatcttttttagtttatttatgtatcattattttataataagaacaagattataacatttaaaactttattttattatgacatcatcatactttttatttaaaattcaaaatatctttattttaatatgtatcattaatataaatttttattaaatgtccaaattattatgtaagattttaatcacctttttttttgttataataagcCGAAATCtatgattttttttccttccagataatgttttttttttttgtcaaccgaatgtgttttaacgtgtgtccacaactacaaaactttttgttttcatttagttttgttttttacataataatttatcacaactttccaacttatttaacgttgttattatacattttaatttgaCAACATATTATAAAGCTACCCAGGTATCATTCGATTTATTTGCAGAGCGTCCTATCAGTTAACCCAGGTTTAACCCggattgattagctagttaGTTTATTAAAGGCAAATTATATAGTTTCTATTAACTCTTTCCATTAAAtggtttaattaaaaataattgagTCATtttcaatgtaatttttttaaagcattttttaaaataagaggAACTAgaatttctattaaaaaaaaatagagatatGAACCCGACTTTGCTAACTATTTGAAAATCCCTTTCGTTTATCCGTATCACAATTTAAAACTTAAAGAACTCAAAGtaacatagaaaaaaaaaatctttaccGATCTAAAAAAAAGATGACATATTACTCTACTTTAAGGCTTACAATTTTGACACGAAATCTGTTAACACAACAGGACACGGTCTGTTCTTAAGATGTTTTATGCTCGGGTTTAACAAGTTTCGCATCTTAACATGTTTTCGTGTGTCGAGATACatgttaatttgtatatatatatatatatatatatatatatggggaagggTATATGTGTATGTTacacacctaagttgggtgaattttcacatacatttttttaaaccataaaaatcatgggggtcaaacatttatttaaaatattaaaatattggtatgtgagagatttttcacTCGGCCCATactcacttatatatatataaggaaagtGAGTttggggctgttatgcacttATGCAttcaatttgggtgaaaaacctttaacatatcaatatttaaaaattttgaataaatgcttggccccgtgatttttatagtttaaaaaaaagtttgtgagaggtttttcacccaacttaggtgtctaacaACCTCATATTATCTTCtcatatatatggggatgagaatataaggctgttggGTATCTAAGTGAACgcttacatattgtttttttaatccataaaattcatgagaCCCAtgaatttattgattaaaaaaagaaataataaaatccaATTTATATTcgtttttcaatatatataccttattaaaaacataaaaccctaattaattttttttcttccaaattaGCATCCACTTCCAGACACTCACCCTCCTTTCACGGCTTCACTCGTCACGACAATTCTAGggttttgggaaaaaaaaagagtcaaatTACAGGTACAAAATCTTTACTAAATTACTACGAATTAAATTCATAATATCGTTTTTTATGTCtatttttaatcatgttttttaaCTGAtgattttgtaaaattttcatTCAGTTTGCTGTTGagagtgtaaaaaaaaaaaagaagagagaatAAATGGATGTGGATAGAATAGAAGTTGTAAAAGCACAATTGCAACCGTATTTGCTTCAAGCCGAAGAATACGCTCGTCGGGCCGAAGATTTTGTTCGACAGATCCCACCAACTCAGATCTATATTGCTTTGGCAGCTGTTTTGATTTCCACCTTTTTCATCTTGTTATGTAATTTTCTCATTCTTATTTGCATACCTGTTTTCTTTAGTTTGTGAATTAACGGAAAGTATGCATCTTGGTAGCTTTAGGATAGTGTTTAGTAGCTTAATTATCCGATACTGCTCGTGGAACTAATTatgtgttttgacttttgacaacTTTTTTGCTAAGTAAGAAACTTAAAGAGAGCTTTGCATGTACCTGGTTATAGATTATGTTGCTGTTCTGTAAAGATACGACTAGCTAACGACCTAGTTTTGTAAGGTTTTAGTTTAGTCCCTAAAGCTAAGAGATAATTGGTCGTTTATGATTTTCATTGCATTACTTTCTTGGTTTATTGTCAGGCTGTtctcattttttgaaaaattttcatattaaagCTAGTGCATAATTGATATAGTATTGGATATTAGGTCTGGGTCTATGAGGTTGTTCCCTCGTGTCATTCATAAGACGCTGATTGGTCGTTCTATAGTTTGTGACCCCTGAATCCGATGTTGCATctttatactattatatatgaAGAAGAGATAAACTGAAATTCAGATCTTTTTACGGATTGGATAATATATGAGCTCTGATACTAGTAAATAATAAATCGCCATTAATATATGAGCTGCCATGACAACGTTAGCAATAAGCTTTTATGTTCTGCGTCCAGGTGCTAAGGTTTGCCCAATAATCCTATACCGTGATTTATACTTAATTTACCTCACTAAGTGTATATGGATGCTTATTACCCTTTGTGTGAACCATGTTGACCAAGAGCAcaattctttattttctttctgtGTAACTATGGGTCACAAGTACTTTATTTCCGAAAGATGATCCGTATTTTTGTGAACAGTGACACACTTGCATCTATAATTCTACATACATGCCTGTAATTTTCTTCAGAAAGGTTGCTCCCTTCTGCAATTCTTGTAATCGTTTCTTTTAATCCCTTTGCAGTACGTGTTCTCAAGCGTACAGTTTCCAACACCATTGTGCTCAGCGGGCTTAGTGGTGGTGGGAAAACTGTTCTTTTTTACAAGGTAAATGTCGGAGAAAATTATGCTCGCCTTGAAATTCAATTTGTCAGCATTTATATCTTATCAAGTTTATACTTAGCATAGTTTAATGTGTGTGGCAGCTACGTGATGGATCTTCCCACCAAGGTACTGTCACCTCAATGGAACCCAATGAGGGGCTTTTTGTATTGAACTCAGAGACTTCCAAGGTAAACCACTCTACCGTCACAGGCTGATGTAAAGGCTGTATTTTTTCTATGTATCTACTTAAGATTTGGTTGATTAAAGTTATGGTTTCTCATTGGTCACGTTAACTAATTGCAACTAAAACGGAAATTGGTCAATAGGTTTAAATGGGAGAAAGTCGTCTAAAGTGTATCTTTGTTTAATACCTAGTTTGCTATCTGCAAAAATTGTGATGTGAAGTAGTctttgtatttttaatgcatttagTAATATTTAGAATAGACAGAAAGTGGTTGCTGGTCAGCCCATCCCGAGCTGGTTCTTGCTAAAAACAGACTATTCCAACAGGAGTCTGTGTTGACCTTTATAGAACAACAGGAGTCTGTGTCGACCCTTATAGAACAACAGAAAGTATGTATCATTCTCATTTTGCCATGTTTAGGCTGATACATACTTTAGTGCAGTTACAGAGTCAATCTGATACTTATGCATTATCTAGTAGTTTGAATTTGAAGTTCTTAAATACTAGTTTTTAATTGTCACTATTATACAAtgattacaaatttttttataattattttcattttcatcactTTTGAATGCAATTTTGCAGAAAGGCAAGATTAAGGCAGTTCACCTTGTTGATGTTCCTGGTCACTCCCGTCTGCGCCCTAAACTGGATGAATACTTGCCTAGAGCAGCTGGCATAGTATTTGTTGTGGATGCGGTTGAATTTTTGCCTAACTGTCGTGCTGCTTCAGagtaatataaattttataaggCTTTAAAATGCAAGCTTACATATGCTAAGTTCATCGTGGAACGAAAGTCACACTAAGTGCATCTAacatttttggttttgtttttaaaaggTATCTGTATGACATTTTGACGAAAGCTAATGTTGTGAAGAGGAAAATTCCACTTCTTATCCTTTGCAACAAGGTGGATAAGGTTACTGCACATACAAAAGAGTTTATTAGAAAACAGCTTGAGAAGGAAATGTATGTTGCtactttcaatatttttttctcattttaggTCAAATTTCATGTCTTTATCTGCTTATTTTGCAGCAGTGTACTTTTGATCATCTTTTATGGTTCCTTCCTGCTAGTAACCATAGCTCATGTAATTACTAAATAGTCCAAATAGAAATTGTAGATGCAAGTATTAAACATTAATGCCTATAAAGGGAATTGAAGTAGATATAAGATACTCCTTgaaatgacttgtttttgtCAAGTACTaaatggcaaaatgggtgggttgggatTTGGGAGGGATAACATTTTAGACAAGGTAGTTATAAATAGGTAGCTGGTAACATTCTTGTGTCAGTTTGATATAAACTGTAGAATCTATTTTTTCTGAATACGTCATCTATGAGGTTGTAAGATGCACACTTTAAATGATCCGTCACTCCTTCTACCCACTTCCTTGTTTGCTCTTTAACTTAgtttaagtttactcattttaCATATTGGAGATGAATAATAACCCGAAGAACCCAGTATTTGGTAGTCGTAGTTGTCCTCCAATTGAGTTGTTTGCTATTAAAGCCAAATATACTCCCACCCAGATCAACCTGTCGTTAGGCAACTATTCGTTTGTTGTAGGTGCTCCAATGAAGGTTTACTTACACCTTCAATCAAGGTTGTGGGACTCGGGAATCAAGATCGGATCGGCGAGGTGGAAAGTCAGGATGTTGTAAGAAGTGGGTCGGATCGGGGAAAAAATCGGGTTGGggtttttatgtataaaataataatatttgaaattatatgtaatagaaagttaaaaatatataagactacaaacttaaacataacataattcttcaacttaaacataattgtctAGATACattaatacaataaaataattcatcaaagtttgaaaaataaaaaaaatttgtcttTTTGTTGACCCGATCTGATACACTCGATTTTTGACCGATACACCTGAgtcttgaccaagttgacccgaGTCTGTATGCTGGCCGATTTTTAGTCCGAGTATGGGAAACTCGGATCGTCACCTGGCCGATACACGGGCCGATTCTGGGAAATTGGCTCGTGTATTTGGAATCGTCGTAAGAAATATTTGTGCCTTGATTATCATTTTTTGTCATGTTGTGTGAATGTGCCAATCGACAAATTAGTAATTCTTTTTGCTTATTAATGATTGACAGAGATAAACTCCGGACATCAAGAACAGCTGTATCAGATGCGGATATATCTAGTGAGTTCACACTTGGAGTACCTGGAGAAGCATTCTCTTTTTCTCAGTGCATAAACAAAGTGACTGTTGCCGAGGTTTCTGCATTAACTGGAGAGATACTACCGTTAGAGCAGTTCATCAGGGAACGTGTGAAGCCTTGATGTCTAGTCTGTGTAATGCGCACTCTTATAAAGCTGTGCTTTCTTCTTTGTGGGAAGTTCACCAATTGAAGTCGCGGGATATAGTACTGGAATTTGGATTTGGAGAGattgttttttcctttttttatttctaactaGCAGCAGATGTTATGTAGGAAAACATGTTAATATTCGAAACCAGTTTGAACTATTGCATGCTCCTACTTTACATATCTTGACTTGGGGAGTGCTTTTTTACTTCTTAGAAGTGAtgccaaaaaaaattattgtgaATTGAAGTTGCTTCTCAGTTTCTAGTATATGATATCTTGAATTTCTGTTATTTTTATACCTAGATAATGCTATATTTTTGTATAACCTATCAACGTATCAAGGTATGTTATAAACTTTGTGATTGGCGGTTCAAATACCATCGTGAACGAATGAGTGTTTAAAAAGTATGCTATAGGGTCTGTGTATGAAGTTTGACTGTAATATTTAACAAACTATTTAATTACTGTGTAGTTCAACTATGGCTATTTCAGTATTTTGATAGTCACATGCTTTGAAAATGGACATCCTGGTGGATTGGAATCATCCTGTTGACTGTGGGCGTATATATCACCCATAAGACTGAAAGTCGTTAGCGGGTCCAATCGCCCCCTTCACATCACCGTTACCTTTACCGTCGCATTATTTACTTTAGTATATTATAATGCCTTTCTCTTCCCTTTctgaaaaaaacaattaaagtaTCTAATTGCCCATTCTTTTCTTTCATTATGTTAAAATATGTACTTGAAATAACAAACTATCCATTTTTACATCAATCATTTTTCACATCAATAACCTTTACTTCTATAGCATACGCTATTTGCCGCCGCCACCAACACCACCCGTCGTCATTACCACCATCGTCATCGCATCGTGCGGGTATCCAatacattataaaaaatatatctctTTCCCATTTCTCAAATTATATAGTCGAGGTTTATAAAATGCCCTTCAACATTATTAACAGTTTTAAACATCTTTCACTTATTATATTTAGAATACCTATATTTGTAACATTTGTAATTTTAACCCGTTGACTATTGTACCTTTTGACTAACGAATTTTAGTTAATGATAATTTGAGGTTATTTTATGGTTCAATGTTGTGCAATGTACAAGTCAAGTGTCGTAGATAATTAATGTTAACGGAATAGTGTAGTCAAGTGTTGTAGATAATTAATGTTAACGGAATAGTGTATGTATCTTAAGAAATGATAAATGATGCAAGTATATATCATGATGATAATTTAAACGTGTGAaacttcgtatatatatatataactatattaactATAAAACCTTTAAAAAAGAAGTCTTTTGccttaaaaacagaaaaatagaAAAGCTTTAATAACTCCATTGTAAAATATATTACAAGTAGTTAATTTAGACAGGTAGGTTAAATGTTAATTCGAGTTAGACtataattaaatatgtaaagTCGGGTTTTACTTGGAGTGCGAGTCAAGTAACTAATTAATATGAAATGTCTAGTTTTAGGTAATAATTTGAATTAGTTAAGGGTTTTAATTCGTGTATCTAATCTCTTGAGCTTTTCGGTTGTTTGTCTTTTATGGGTTCATGTTTGTCGAATTAAAGCAAAACATAAGAGAttgtattttgggtttttttctaGCTAGTCGGCCATAAAAGTAAACAAGCAAGGTGATTGGTGGTGATTAGATTGGTTAAAGCTAAGTTTTGTAGCTCACGTACAATTGTTGACTAACCAATAGAAATTCCTTGGTATCTTTATTTTACGTACGGTGGCATATATACTGAACAACACAGAGAGCAGTGTTTgattagctatatatatatatatatatatatatatatttatttatttatttattaaggtGTTTGGTTTCTTATTTATCTTCGATCGAACAGCAGAGGTGACTCAACAGTACTATGGAACTAGGCGGTCGTTTTAGGCCTCCAAATTTTTGAGACCTCAATATTTTGAATATTCgacttaatgtttggattttggactaATTAcgatatataatttgcattatagTAAACGCCTTTATTGGTTTTGGTATCAACATCCATATCTTTTATATTACTagtagtttataataaaaatcgagttactttttttttgttgtttttctcttttactCTAATTTATATAGTAATGAACTAGGCCTCAAAAATTGATACCGTTTGAAGCCtaaaaaaaccttaagccgctGCTGTCGAACAGCAAAGGGTTGTGGTTTTTCGAATGTAGTAAGGGTGTGTTGGAAGGTCTAATTAAAATTCCAACATCCATAACTAATTGATTATATCTGACAGTAGAATGGTAGACCCGTATTGGCCGGTTGGGACCAAGAATCACTTTTAGCGGCGTCTTTTCCTGACGATAACTTTTCCCCTGGCCTACTACTCAAAGGTACGTACCAAATTAACCcctattcatatatataattccaTTCTTTCTTCCTGTTTATACGAACTCGTGTAGTTAAATACTATTTAAATTCTTATAACCTATACAGAAAACGCCGAGATCAGAGAACCAGTCCGGATGTTTTGAATCTTGAAGACCAATCTTCGAAAAAAGGTTTTTCGATTCTTTTTAGTGATTAAAttgttggttttctttttttttttttatgaaatccGGAAAAGTAATAATATGGATAAAACTGACTAACAGAAATTTTAGAAGAGAAGAATGATGTGGATGTTAATGGCAAGAAAGTTGAGAAATCAAATGGGTCGAATTCGAGAAACGCTGTGATTCCTTGCATTGATCAGCTTCGAGTCTTGTGCAGTAAGTCTTATTCTTTGCTTTCCGATCTTTGGATTTGCAAtcgggttttttttctttttcatatgtCTAACTttgtgtatgtgttttttttggtGTTTTGACAGATTTGTTTAGAGATATGTTTTGAACCGAGCACCACTTCTTGTGGGCATAAGTATGTCATACATATCGTAATTGTTGTGTCGATT
The Erigeron canadensis isolate Cc75 chromosome 2, C_canadensis_v1, whole genome shotgun sequence DNA segment above includes these coding regions:
- the LOC122587360 gene encoding signal recognition particle receptor subunit beta-like: MDVDRIEVVKAQLQPYLLQAEEYARRAEDFVRQIPPTQIYIALAAVLISTFFILLLRVLKRTVSNTIVLSGLSGGGKTVLFYKLRDGSSHQGTVTSMEPNEGLFVLNSETSKKGKIKAVHLVDVPGHSRLRPKLDEYLPRAAGIVFVVDAVEFLPNCRAASEYLYDILTKANVVKRKIPLLILCNKVDKVTAHTKEFIRKQLEKEIDKLRTSRTAVSDADISSEFTLGVPGEAFSFSQCINKVTVAEVSALTGEILPLEQFIRERVKP